A stretch of Dermochelys coriacea isolate rDerCor1 chromosome 6, rDerCor1.pri.v4, whole genome shotgun sequence DNA encodes these proteins:
- the LOC122460774 gene encoding zinc finger protein 862-like isoform X2, translating to MTCAEFAGFLKTEATKELVAAARKYQKAQPLSPDWADGQAPCELLPAQLCGWQVVVGANVKEENSEKMASPGALWEYPGFQMKWLQPHPECVSQDAGQGEPPGPQNNTPHIPREAPQPLQEIAFPALLPELNSSPAPATEMGQGSLEQPALRGESRGLQGPMQFEDVAVTFTEAEWELLDEEQRELYRDVMLENYWSLQSLGFHVPKPDVISCMEQGQVPWVPDPLPTPKRCHTTASVRVMRGGKELRWWQ from the exons ATGACATGTGCCGAGTTTGCTGGATTTTTGAAGACAGAAGCGACTAAGGAGCTTGTGGCAGCAGCAAGAAAATATCAGAA AGCCCAGCCGCTGTCCCCCGATTGGGCAGACGGGCAGGCTCCATGTGAGcttctcccagcccagctctgcggGTGGCAG GTCGTGGTGGGTGCGAACGTCAAGgaagagaattcagagaagatGGCATCCCCTGGGGCATTATGGGAATATCCTGGCTTCCAGATGAAGTGGCTGCAGCCCCATCCTGAGTGTGTATCCCAGGATGCGGGACAGGGTGAACCTCCAGGACCCCAGAACAATACACCACATATCCCCAGAGAGGCACCCCAGCCCCTCCAGGAAATAG CATTTCCAGCGCTGCTGCCTGAGCTCAACTCCTCTCCCGCACCTGCGACGgagatggggcaagggtccctGGAGCAGCCAGCACTGAGAGGGGAGTCCCGGGGGCTGCAGGGGCCCATGCAGTTTGAGGACGTGGCTGTGACCTTCACGGAGgcggagtgggagctgctggacgaGGAGCAGAGGGAGCTGTACAGGGACGTCATGCTGGAGAACTATTGGAGCCTCCAGTCGCTGG GGTTCCACGTTCCCAAGCCAGATGTAATCTCCTGCATGGAGCAAGGGCAGGTGCCGTGGGTCCCGGATCCCCTGCCCACCCCTAAAAGGTGCCACACTACAG CCAGCGTCAGGGTCATGAGAGGTGGCAAGGAGCTGAGGTGGTGGCAGTAG
- the LOC122460774 gene encoding zinc finger protein 862-like isoform X1: MTCAEFAGFLKTEATKELVAAARKYQKAQPLSPDWADGQAPCELLPAQLCGWQVVVGANVKEENSEKMASPGALWEYPGFQMKWLQPHPECVSQDAGQGEPPGPQNNTPHIPREAPQPLQEIAFPALLPELNSSPAPATEMGQGSLEQPALRGESRGLQGPMQFEDVAVTFTEAEWELLDEEQRELYRDVMLENYWSLQSLGFHVPKPDVISCMEQGQVPWVPDPLPTPKRCHTTGPCHSRHCTNTGPEGKALP, encoded by the exons ATGACATGTGCCGAGTTTGCTGGATTTTTGAAGACAGAAGCGACTAAGGAGCTTGTGGCAGCAGCAAGAAAATATCAGAA AGCCCAGCCGCTGTCCCCCGATTGGGCAGACGGGCAGGCTCCATGTGAGcttctcccagcccagctctgcggGTGGCAG GTCGTGGTGGGTGCGAACGTCAAGgaagagaattcagagaagatGGCATCCCCTGGGGCATTATGGGAATATCCTGGCTTCCAGATGAAGTGGCTGCAGCCCCATCCTGAGTGTGTATCCCAGGATGCGGGACAGGGTGAACCTCCAGGACCCCAGAACAATACACCACATATCCCCAGAGAGGCACCCCAGCCCCTCCAGGAAATAG CATTTCCAGCGCTGCTGCCTGAGCTCAACTCCTCTCCCGCACCTGCGACGgagatggggcaagggtccctGGAGCAGCCAGCACTGAGAGGGGAGTCCCGGGGGCTGCAGGGGCCCATGCAGTTTGAGGACGTGGCTGTGACCTTCACGGAGgcggagtgggagctgctggacgaGGAGCAGAGGGAGCTGTACAGGGACGTCATGCTGGAGAACTATTGGAGCCTCCAGTCGCTGG GGTTCCACGTTCCCAAGCCAGATGTAATCTCCTGCATGGAGCAAGGGCAGGTGCCGTGGGTCCCGGATCCCCTGCCCACCCCTAAAAGGTGCCACACTACAG GGCCCTGTCACTCCAGACATTGCACAAATACTGGACCAGAAGGCAAAGCGCTGCCCTAA